The genomic segment CCGCGCCAACGCCATCCTCCGGGACGGCCTTCGCGGCGTGAGGCGCGTTGCTCGTCCGCGCTCGGGCGACTACGTGCGGGTGCACGACTTCATTACGCCCTACGTCGACGATCTGCGAAATGTCATCGACTTCGACGTGCTGGCAGGCTGCACGCTGCGCATCGGCGCCGACCCGCTGGGCGGGGCCAATGTGGCTTTCTGGGACCCCATCGTTGCGCGCTACGGACTCGACATCACGGTGGTGAACCGCACCGTTGACCCGAGATTTGCCTTCATGCCGGTCGATCACGACGGCAAGATCCGCATGGACTGCTCGTCTCCCTACGCCATGACCAATCTCGTGGCGCTGAAGGATCGCTACGACATCGCCTTCGGCAACGACACCGACTCCGATCGCCACGGCATCGTCACGCCAACCGCCGGACTCATGAATCCCAACCACTACCTTTCGGTGGCCATCGACTATCTCTATCGCAACCGCCCGCACTGGCGCGCCGACGCCTCGGTGGGCAAGACCCTGGTGAGCAGCGGCATGATCGATCGGGTGGCCGCGGCGCTGGGGCGACGTCTCTGGGAGGTCCCCGTCGGATTCAAGTGGTTCGTCGAGGGGCTCGTTGATGGCGCGTGCGGCTTCGGTGGCGAGGAGAGCGCGGGGGCGTCGTTCCTGCGCCTCGACGGCAGCGTCTGGACCACCGACAAGGACGGCATCATCATGGATCTGCTCGCGGTCGAGATCACCGCGCGCACCGGCACCGATCCCGGCGCCCACTACCAGGCGCTCACCGCGCGCCACGGCACACCGCGCTACCGTCGCATCGACGTGCCCGCAACCCCCGCGCAGAAGGCCGTGCTCAAGAAGCTCTCGCCCGAGTCGGTGAAGGCCTCCACGTTGGCAGGGGAGCCCATCACGGCCCGCCTCACCCGCGCGCCGGGCAACAACGCGGATATCGGTGGCCTCAAGGTGACGACAGAGAACGGCTGGTTTGCGGCGCGACCGTCCGGCACCGAGGACGTCTACAAGATCTACGCCGAGAGCTTCGTCGACGAAGCGCACCTCGATGCCATCTTTGCCGAGGCCCGCGAGATCGTGAGCGAGGCCCTGACCTAGCCCCGGACCCAGCTCACACCCGAGCCCCAGACCTAGGCCTTCTGCTTCTCAGTGGTCGGCTGCACCTGCTGGTGCGACGCGCTCGGCTGCGCGTCAGCAGTCT from the Pseudomonadota bacterium genome contains:
- a CDS encoding alpha-D-glucose phosphate-specific phosphoglucomutase, producing the protein MTPNTSAVPGQRAPESQLIDVEALRARYHSDHPDVSVPEQRVAFGTSGHRGSALHRAFNEDHIAAVTQAICEHRRAQGIEGPLFIGIDSHALSAPAQETALEVLAANEVTVMVAPDGVLTPTPVVSHAILTYNRDHAGASRADGIVVTPSHNPPEDGGFKYNPPNGGPADTDITKWVEDRANAILRDGLRGVRRVARPRSGDYVRVHDFITPYVDDLRNVIDFDVLAGCTLRIGADPLGGANVAFWDPIVARYGLDITVVNRTVDPRFAFMPVDHDGKIRMDCSSPYAMTNLVALKDRYDIAFGNDTDSDRHGIVTPTAGLMNPNHYLSVAIDYLYRNRPHWRADASVGKTLVSSGMIDRVAAALGRRLWEVPVGFKWFVEGLVDGACGFGGEESAGASFLRLDGSVWTTDKDGIIMDLLAVEITARTGTDPGAHYQALTARHGTPRYRRIDVPATPAQKAVLKKLSPESVKASTLAGEPITARLTRAPGNNADIGGLKVTTENGWFAARPSGTEDVYKIYAESFVDEAHLDAIFAEAREIVSEALT